One Nitrospira sp. DNA window includes the following coding sequences:
- a CDS encoding putative hydrolase, with the protein MSGIRLLVGTKKGAFILTSDGKRKKWDVSHPLFGGWEPYHLKGSPADPNRLYASQTSSWFGQVIQRSDDGGKTWHPPGTKPEDLMGQDGMPKGESNMFVYDSSQETGKPLTTHQHYDGTQRPWEFKRVWHLEPSLTDPDMVYAGVEDAALFRSTDGGRTWKELAGLRSAKGHLWQPGAGGMCLHTIMLDQKNPQRIFIAISAAGVFRTDDAGKTWRPANKGLKSQYELPDPDAEVGHCVHRIAMHPTRPNVLFMQKHWDVMRSDDAGESWQEISGDLPSDFGFPIAVHAHEPNTVYVVPIKSDSEHYPPDGKLRVYRSRTGGNEWEALTKGLPQQDCYVNILRDAMAVDSLDPCGLYFGTTGGQVYASADGGNSWNPIVRDLPAVLSVEVQTLREA; encoded by the coding sequence ATGAGCGGCATACGGTTGTTGGTCGGCACCAAGAAGGGGGCGTTCATTTTGACGTCGGACGGGAAGCGGAAGAAATGGGATGTGAGCCATCCACTGTTCGGAGGATGGGAACCGTATCACCTTAAGGGATCGCCGGCAGACCCGAATCGGCTCTATGCCTCGCAAACCAGCAGTTGGTTCGGGCAGGTCATCCAGCGTTCCGACGACGGCGGCAAAACATGGCATCCACCTGGAACCAAGCCCGAAGATCTCATGGGACAGGATGGGATGCCGAAGGGTGAAAGCAACATGTTTGTCTACGACAGTTCCCAGGAGACCGGGAAGCCTCTCACGACGCACCAGCATTACGACGGCACGCAGCGTCCCTGGGAGTTCAAGCGGGTCTGGCACCTCGAACCATCGTTGACCGATCCGGATATGGTCTATGCCGGCGTGGAAGACGCCGCCCTGTTTCGTTCGACCGACGGGGGGCGGACTTGGAAGGAATTGGCCGGGCTGCGCAGCGCAAAGGGGCACCTCTGGCAGCCGGGTGCCGGCGGGATGTGCCTGCATACGATCATGTTGGATCAGAAGAACCCGCAACGGATCTTCATCGCGATTTCGGCGGCCGGCGTGTTCCGGACCGACGACGCCGGCAAGACATGGCGGCCGGCGAACAAAGGCTTGAAGTCCCAGTACGAGCTCCCCGATCCGGATGCGGAAGTCGGCCATTGCGTCCACCGCATTGCGATGCATCCGACGCGGCCGAATGTGTTGTTCATGCAGAAGCATTGGGACGTCATGCGCAGCGACGATGCCGGCGAGTCGTGGCAGGAAATCAGCGGCGATTTGCCGAGCGATTTCGGGTTTCCGATCGCCGTGCATGCGCATGAACCGAACACCGTCTACGTGGTGCCGATCAAGAGCGATTCCGAACATTATCCACCGGATGGAAAGTTGCGCGTGTATCGCAGCCGGACGGGCGGGAATGAGTGGGAAGCGCTCACGAAGGGGCTGCCGCAACAGGACTGCTATGTCAATATCCTGCGTGACGCGATGGCCGTCGATTCGCTCGACCCCTGTGGCCTGTATTTCGGGACCACCGGCGGACAGGTCTATGCATCGGCCGATGGAGGGAACAGTTGGAATCCGATCGTCCGGGATTTGCCGGCGGTCCTCTCGGTTGAGGTCCAGACATTGCGTGAAGCGTGA
- a CDS encoding 3-demethylubiquinone-9 3-methyltransferase: MQKITPCLWFDDQAEEAAKFYASIFKNSKVKSITRYGEAGAQASRRPKGSVMTVTFEIEGQEFVALNGGLLFKFTEAISLMVKCETQKEIDDMWEKLSQGGEKGPCGWLKDKYGLSWQIVTPGIDEMLNDKDANKSERVMAAVLTMGKIDLARLKQAYEQR, encoded by the coding sequence ATGCAAAAGATCACCCCATGCTTGTGGTTCGACGACCAAGCCGAAGAGGCGGCAAAGTTTTATGCATCGATTTTCAAGAATTCCAAAGTGAAATCCATCACCCGTTATGGAGAGGCGGGCGCCCAGGCTTCCCGAAGACCGAAGGGCTCGGTCATGACCGTGACGTTCGAAATCGAGGGGCAGGAGTTCGTCGCGTTGAACGGCGGACTGCTGTTCAAGTTTACCGAGGCGATCTCGTTGATGGTGAAGTGCGAGACACAGAAAGAAATAGACGACATGTGGGAGAAGCTCTCCCAAGGGGGAGAGAAGGGACCGTGCGGCTGGTTGAAAGACAAGTATGGCCTGTCGTGGCAGATCGTGACCCCTGGAATCGATGAGATGCTGAACGACAAGGATGCCAACAAATCGGAGCGAGTCATGGCGGCTGTGCTGACGATGGGCAAGATCGATTTAGCCCGTCTGAAGCAAGCCTATGAGCAACGTTGA
- a CDS encoding Aha1 domain protein produces MVDIIHRVGIKAPISKVYAALSTVEGIAGWWTKETSGSSKVGETIRVRFLSMEGKEIGSMDMEVLALDPDKKVQWRFTSGPEEWVGTDVIFNLSQEGNYTIVLFGHKNWREAIEFTAHCSTKWATFLLSLKDLVETGKGKPSPNDIKIDNWN; encoded by the coding sequence ATGGTAGACATCATTCATAGAGTCGGCATTAAGGCACCCATTTCAAAGGTCTACGCAGCGTTATCGACGGTCGAGGGTATCGCCGGTTGGTGGACAAAGGAGACTTCCGGCTCCTCGAAAGTCGGGGAAACGATCAGGGTTCGTTTCCTTTCTATGGAGGGAAAAGAAATCGGTAGTATGGACATGGAAGTCCTCGCGCTGGATCCCGACAAGAAGGTGCAGTGGCGTTTTACATCCGGACCGGAGGAATGGGTGGGAACTGACGTGATCTTCAATCTATCCCAGGAGGGGAATTACACCATCGTGCTCTTCGGTCACAAGAACTGGCGTGAGGCGATCGAGTTTACCGCCCACTGCAGTACGAAGTGGGCAACGTTCCTGTTGAGTCTCAAAGATCTTGTAGAGACAGGGAAAGGGAAGCCATCTCCCAATGACATCAAGATTGACAACTGGAATTAG
- a CDS encoding Transposase translates to MRSQPDQHLTLDALAMAVRQRRIRPGLVHHSDQGAQYSGLAYQRQLTTLGLTPSMSRKGNCYNNAVAESFFSTLKNELVHHQTYHTRDQASREIFAFIEGFYNRQRLHQSLGYLSPMQFERRVTES, encoded by the coding sequence ATGAGGAGCCAGCCGGACCAACACCTGACGTTGGACGCGCTGGCGATGGCCGTCCGTCAACGACGCATTCGACCGGGCCTCGTCCATCATTCCGATCAGGGCGCACAATATAGCGGTCTGGCCTATCAACGGCAGCTCACTACGCTCGGCCTGACGCCGAGTATGAGTCGAAAGGGCAATTGCTATAACAACGCGGTGGCGGAGAGCTTCTTCAGTACCTTGAAAAATGAACTCGTCCATCACCAGACTTACCACACGCGGGATCAAGCGAGTCGGGAGATCTTTGCGTTTATTGAAGGCTTCTACAATCGCCAGCGGCTCCATCAGAGTCTGGGATATCTTAGTCCGATGCAGTTCGAACGGCGGGTCACTGAGTCTTAA
- a CDS encoding putative hydrolase, with the protein MIRVVLPAHLRTLARVTGEVTVELEGPVTQRAILDALETRYPMLRGAIRDHVTQRRRPFVRFFACEQDLSHESPDVPLPDAVATGAEPFLIVGAMAGG; encoded by the coding sequence ATGATTCGAGTCGTGCTTCCGGCACATTTGCGGACCTTGGCGCGCGTCACCGGCGAAGTGACGGTCGAGCTCGAGGGGCCGGTCACACAGCGAGCGATCCTCGATGCCCTCGAAACCCGTTATCCGATGTTGCGGGGGGCGATTCGCGACCACGTGACGCAGCGGCGTCGGCCGTTCGTGAGGTTCTTCGCCTGCGAGCAGGACCTGTCTCACGAATCGCCGGATGTTCCGCTGCCGGACGCCGTCGCAACCGGTGCCGAGCCGTTTCTGATCGTGGGCGCCATGGCGGGTGGATAA
- a CDS encoding 3-oxoacyl-[acyl-carrier protein] reductase produces MTRGLIGALGNAMNPKEEQMKINDKTILITGTNRGIGRALVEEALRRGATRVYAGTRTPLAHVDERVTSLTLELTNATHIQEAVEKIESLDILINNAGMALYNDLSDRSMLERHLAVNFFGTYDVTQAFLPLLTRSQGAIVNHLSLNAFAPLPLIPAYSISKAAAFSLTQSLRALLAGRGVRVHAVLTGPVDTDMARGFDIPKAAPESVARAIYDGVENEEEDIFPDPWSQSMAESWRSSAAKALERQLAAFAEVERVNS; encoded by the coding sequence ATGACGAGGGGCCTCATAGGTGCGCTCGGCAATGCGATGAACCCCAAGGAGGAGCAGATGAAAATCAACGACAAAACAATCTTGATAACTGGAACCAACCGCGGTATCGGGCGGGCACTGGTGGAGGAAGCCTTGAGGAGAGGTGCAACGCGGGTGTATGCCGGTACGCGTACCCCCTTGGCACACGTCGATGAGCGTGTTACGTCCCTGACCTTGGAACTGACGAACGCGACCCACATTCAGGAGGCTGTCGAGAAAATCGAGTCTCTCGATATCCTCATCAACAACGCCGGCATGGCGCTGTACAATGACTTGAGCGATCGTTCCATGCTCGAACGGCACCTCGCGGTCAACTTCTTTGGCACATACGACGTGACCCAGGCCTTCCTGCCATTGCTGACTCGTTCTCAGGGAGCCATCGTCAACCATCTGTCGCTGAACGCCTTCGCCCCCTTGCCGCTCATTCCGGCCTACTCGATCTCGAAAGCGGCCGCGTTCTCTCTGACGCAATCGCTGCGAGCCCTTTTAGCCGGGCGGGGGGTGAGGGTCCATGCTGTCCTGACCGGCCCGGTGGACACCGATATGGCGCGAGGCTTCGACATACCGAAGGCCGCTCCCGAGTCCGTCGCGCGAGCCATATACGACGGAGTGGAGAACGAAGAGGAGGACATCTTCCCCGATCCCTGGTCACAGTCCATGGCTGAGAGCTGGCGCAGCAGTGCGGCGAAGGCGCTCGAACGCCAGCTTGCGGCGTTCGCAGAAGTCGAGCGCGTCAATTCATGA
- a CDS encoding PhnB protein encodes MRFMILVKATKNSEAGVLPSQELLAAMTAYNQELVDAGVMLAGEGLQPSSKGCRVRFSGNKRMVTDGPFAETKELVAGYWLWQCKSKEEAIEWVKRCPNPMPGEESEIEIRPLFEAEDFGAEFTPELREQEERMRAQIGKKQ; translated from the coding sequence ATGCGATTCATGATCCTCGTCAAGGCCACGAAGAATTCCGAAGCGGGAGTGCTGCCGAGCCAGGAACTGCTGGCAGCTATGACGGCATACAATCAGGAACTGGTGGATGCCGGCGTGATGCTTGCCGGCGAGGGACTTCAGCCCAGTTCAAAAGGCTGCCGGGTGAGGTTCTCCGGTAATAAGCGGATGGTGACCGACGGCCCGTTCGCAGAAACCAAGGAACTTGTCGCCGGCTACTGGCTGTGGCAATGCAAGTCGAAGGAAGAAGCGATCGAATGGGTCAAGCGTTGTCCCAACCCGATGCCGGGCGAAGAGTCCGAAATCGAGATCCGTCCGCTGTTCGAGGCGGAAGACTTCGGGGCCGAGTTCACGCCCGAGCTGAGGGAGCAGGAAGAGCGGATGCGGGCGCAGATCGGCAAGAAGCAATAG
- a CDS encoding Glyoxalase/bleomycin resistance protein/dioxygenase translates to MKPRITLITLGVDDLDRCGSIETDWGLKTEGIIGTEFEHGSVAFFDLEAGLKLALWPRMSLAHDSGLPLGPPSATEFSLGHNVPSKDEVNAVMDRARKAGAVIVKPAQDTCWGGYAGYFQDPDRHLWEITWNPAWEPTG, encoded by the coding sequence ATGAAGCCCAGAATCACACTCATCACGTTGGGCGTCGATGATCTCGATCGGTGCGGTTCTATCGAGACGGATTGGGGATTGAAGACTGAGGGCATCATCGGCACGGAATTCGAGCACGGCTCAGTCGCCTTCTTTGATTTGGAGGCCGGGCTGAAGCTTGCGCTCTGGCCGCGCATGAGCCTTGCCCACGACTCCGGTCTTCCGCTTGGGCCGCCAAGCGCTACCGAGTTCTCACTTGGTCACAACGTGCCGTCGAAGGACGAAGTGAACGCCGTCATGGACCGGGCGCGCAAGGCTGGAGCAGTTATTGTCAAACCCGCACAAGACACCTGCTGGGGCGGCTATGCGGGCTATTTCCAGGATCCCGATCGGCACCTGTGGGAGATCACCTGGAATCCCGCATGGGAGCCGACAGGATAG
- a CDS encoding LmbE family protein has product MNRQILIVSAHPDDMEIGMGGTVAKLVERRAEITSLIVTDGGRAANPFGWTEQRMAEVRRTEALRAAEILGEKDVIFCDQPDAADEVDVKAVRRNLVEVLTRLKPTEVYTLHEDLDRHPGHRQAGRLVRESVVESGLTPGGGVWAYEVWGPFARWDCIEYIDAYVEKKRLAIAEHRSQVATIPYGDGMRGLNRWRAVYADPMAETPAGTYAEVFLRLAFPSS; this is encoded by the coding sequence ATGAACCGACAGATTCTCATCGTCAGCGCGCATCCCGATGACATGGAAATCGGCATGGGAGGAACCGTCGCGAAACTGGTTGAGAGGCGGGCCGAGATTACCTCTCTCATCGTGACAGACGGCGGCCGGGCGGCAAACCCCTTTGGCTGGACGGAGCAACGAATGGCCGAAGTGCGGCGGACTGAAGCCCTGCGGGCCGCAGAGATCTTGGGCGAGAAGGACGTCATTTTCTGTGACCAGCCTGACGCGGCGGACGAGGTCGATGTGAAGGCAGTCAGGCGAAACCTCGTCGAAGTCCTGACTCGCCTCAAGCCCACCGAGGTCTATACGCTTCACGAAGACCTCGATCGCCATCCGGGCCACCGTCAGGCGGGCCGGTTGGTGCGAGAAAGTGTCGTCGAATCGGGTCTTACACCAGGCGGAGGGGTCTGGGCTTATGAAGTCTGGGGCCCGTTCGCGAGATGGGATTGCATCGAGTACATCGACGCCTATGTGGAAAAGAAGAGACTGGCCATCGCGGAGCATCGCAGTCAGGTGGCGACGATCCCGTATGGGGACGGGATGCGGGGATTGAATCGCTGGCGCGCCGTGTACGCCGATCCCATGGCCGAGACCCCGGCCGGCACCTATGCAGAAGTGTTCCTTCGTTTGGCCTTTCCCTCTTCCTAG
- a CDS encoding Transposase codes for MRHAFIRTQEPHHRVTRLCAALAVSRSGYYAWRDRPTGARATEDQLVLRQLHHEMREEYGAIKLWREATRRGIRCGRHRVARLRKQGGLEARRGRRFRVIVEHHQLPPPAPNVLQQRFEATGLNRVWVGDVTMVATRAGWLYVAVLLDLYSRRVSGSGP; via the coding sequence GTGAGGCATGCGTTTATCCGGACTCAGGAACCGCACCATCGCGTGACGCGCCTCTGTGCGGCCCTGGCCGTGAGTCGCAGCGGCTACTATGCCTGGCGGGATCGCCCGACGGGTGCGCGCGCCACGGAGGATCAGCTGGTCCTGCGCCAGCTCCATCACGAGATGCGTGAGGAGTATGGCGCGATCAAACTCTGGCGGGAGGCCACACGCCGAGGTATTCGGTGCGGTCGGCATCGGGTAGCGCGGCTCCGCAAGCAGGGTGGGCTAGAGGCCCGACGGGGACGACGCTTCCGCGTCATCGTCGAACACCATCAGTTGCCGCCGCCGGCACCCAATGTCCTCCAGCAGCGTTTTGAGGCGACCGGGCTGAATCGCGTCTGGGTCGGCGATGTCACGATGGTCGCCACACGGGCGGGGTGGCTCTATGTCGCCGTGCTCTTGGATCTGTATTCGCGGCGGGTGAGCGGCTCTGGGCCATGA
- a CDS encoding Oxidoreductase, short-chain dehydrogenase/reductase family, whose translation MRSQALQGRVALVAGATRAAGRGIAVELGAAGATVYCTGRTTRTQTSEMNRPETIEETADLVRQAGGEGIAVQVDHLDPGQVQALVARIEREHDRLDVLINDIWGADLLIEWNIPVWEHSLDKGLRMLRLAVDTHIITSHFVLPLLIRRPGGLVVEMTDGTTEYNATHYRNSLFYDLAKTAVIRMAWALAEELRPHRCIAVALTPGWLRSEQMLDIYGVGESNWRDATAKQPHFVISESPRYVGRAVAHLAGDPQVARWNGQSLSSGQLAKEYGFTDLDGSQPDCWRYFREVHDAGKPADATGYR comes from the coding sequence ATGCGGAGTCAAGCACTGCAGGGACGAGTGGCGCTGGTCGCAGGGGCGACTCGCGCCGCGGGCCGAGGGATCGCCGTCGAACTGGGTGCGGCTGGTGCGACGGTCTATTGCACCGGCCGAACCACCCGTACCCAGACGTCCGAGATGAATCGTCCTGAAACGATCGAGGAGACGGCTGACCTGGTCCGGCAAGCCGGCGGCGAGGGGATCGCCGTACAGGTGGATCACTTAGATCCGGGGCAGGTGCAGGCGCTGGTGGCGCGTATCGAGCGCGAGCACGACCGCCTGGATGTGCTGATCAACGATATCTGGGGCGCGGATCTCCTAATCGAGTGGAACATACCGGTGTGGGAGCATTCGCTGGACAAGGGGTTGCGTATGCTGCGGCTCGCGGTCGACACGCATATCATCACCAGCCACTTCGTACTGCCGCTCCTGATCAGGCGGCCGGGCGGACTGGTGGTCGAGATGACGGACGGCACGACTGAATACAACGCTACGCACTACCGGAACTCTCTCTTTTATGATCTGGCCAAGACCGCCGTCATCCGCATGGCATGGGCGCTCGCGGAAGAGCTGCGGCCCCATCGCTGCATCGCCGTCGCACTGACTCCAGGCTGGCTGCGTTCCGAGCAGATGCTGGACATCTACGGGGTCGGCGAATCCAACTGGCGTGACGCCACCGCCAAGCAACCACACTTCGTCATCAGCGAATCGCCGCGCTATGTCGGGCGGGCCGTTGCGCATCTGGCCGGTGATCCGCAGGTGGCGCGCTGGAACGGTCAGTCGCTGTCGAGCGGCCAGCTCGCCAAGGAGTACGGCTTCACCGATCTGGATGGTTCTCAGCCCGATTGTTGGCGCTACTTTCGCGAGGTGCATGATGCCGGGAAGCCGGCCGATGCGACCGGGTATCGGTAA
- a CDS encoding Antitoxin to Toxin 1, PIN domain translates to MHMRTTLNIDDSLLRRAAKLTGVNEKTSLVRLGLEALISRASARRLAELAGTEKGLRPIRRRRVGHPA, encoded by the coding sequence ATGCATATGAGGACGACGCTCAACATTGATGATTCCCTCCTACGCCGCGCCGCCAAACTCACGGGAGTGAATGAAAAGACCTCACTGGTGCGCCTGGGTTTGGAGGCTCTCATCTCTAGAGCCAGTGCCCGCCGCTTAGCGGAGCTCGCAGGGACAGAAAAAGGGCTCCGACCTATCCGAAGACGGCGTGTCGGCCACCCGGCATGA
- a CDS encoding UPF0301 protein YqgE, with product MPGLTGVRRSIACFLLWILSTALLTTPAPAGMEFSPSSVGKGVLLVASPTLNDPNFRQTVVLVVEHGPEGTLGLILNRSTNVLLSEALPDVTALKGTRYRLFAGGPVEATRLLLLFRVEEPPAEARSVFDGVYVGGTPALLERIMTQAKPTETFRAFAGSAGWAPGQLGYEMRQGAWATLPPGSFDIFDNDPATFWQDCLSRLRSPRVISD from the coding sequence ATGCCGGGTCTCACTGGCGTACGGAGAAGTATCGCGTGTTTCCTGCTCTGGATACTCTCCACCGCCCTGCTTACGACACCGGCTCCGGCGGGGATGGAATTCTCGCCGTCGTCGGTGGGGAAGGGTGTGCTCTTGGTGGCCAGCCCCACGCTGAATGATCCGAATTTCCGCCAAACCGTCGTGCTCGTCGTCGAACACGGGCCTGAGGGAACACTCGGCCTCATTCTGAACCGTTCGACGAACGTCCTCCTGTCCGAGGCGTTGCCGGACGTCACCGCACTCAAGGGGACCAGGTACCGGTTGTTTGCTGGTGGGCCGGTAGAGGCAACCCGCCTACTCCTGCTGTTCCGAGTCGAGGAACCTCCGGCAGAGGCACGATCGGTCTTCGATGGGGTCTATGTGGGAGGCACACCAGCGCTCCTGGAACGCATCATGACGCAGGCCAAACCGACCGAAACCTTCCGGGCCTTTGCGGGATCTGCCGGGTGGGCGCCGGGGCAACTGGGATATGAAATGCGCCAGGGGGCCTGGGCGACCCTGCCGCCAGGTTCGTTCGACATCTTTGACAACGACCCGGCCACATTCTGGCAGGACTGTCTCAGCCGCCTCCGGTCGCCGAGGGTGATCTCCGATTAG
- a CDS encoding Glyoxalase family protein, with protein sequence MISKIFVNLPVKDLDKSMAFFKAIGFSFNPQFTDKTAACMVMSDDIYAMLLTHDKAKQFTGKQIADAHKTTEVLTALAVESKAKVNEVADKAIQAGGKEPYSPKDYGFMFARSFEDPDGHIWEVFWMDQAQVQKG encoded by the coding sequence ATGATCAGCAAAATCTTCGTCAATCTTCCCGTCAAGGATCTCGACAAGTCGATGGCGTTCTTCAAGGCGATCGGCTTTTCGTTCAACCCGCAGTTTACGGACAAGACGGCGGCCTGCATGGTCATGAGCGACGACATCTACGCCATGCTGTTGACACACGACAAGGCCAAGCAGTTCACCGGAAAGCAGATCGCCGATGCGCACAAGACGACCGAAGTGCTCACCGCCCTGGCCGTCGAGAGCAAGGCGAAGGTGAACGAAGTGGCGGACAAGGCGATCCAGGCCGGCGGAAAGGAGCCATACTCCCCCAAGGACTATGGTTTCATGTTCGCGCGGAGCTTCGAGGACCCGGACGGCCATATTTGGGAAGTATTCTGGATGGACCAGGCGCAGGTACAGAAGGGGTAG
- a CDS encoding PhnB protein, giving the protein MKYLLLVRHNEETFGTFSEAKRQEMLAESVRLTHQLHADRQYLHASPLLPSSTAAVVSVRDGKRLVTDGPFIETREQIAGYFLVTAKDLAEAIDIAGRIPGARIGTVEVRPVREITGLPGEGS; this is encoded by the coding sequence ATGAAATATCTGCTGCTGGTTCGCCACAATGAAGAGACCTTCGGCACGTTCAGCGAGGCCAAGCGGCAGGAGATGCTGGCGGAGTCCGTGCGACTCACCCATCAGCTCCACGCCGACCGACAGTACCTGCACGCCTCGCCGCTGCTTCCCTCATCGACGGCGGCCGTCGTGAGTGTGCGCGACGGCAAACGGCTGGTGACCGACGGCCCGTTCATCGAGACGCGCGAACAGATCGCCGGCTATTTTCTGGTCACCGCCAAGGATCTCGCAGAAGCGATCGACATCGCGGGCCGGATTCCGGGAGCGCGCATCGGCACCGTCGAGGTTCGACCGGTGAGGGAAATCACTGGGTTGCCGGGAGAAGGCTCGTGA
- a CDS encoding FKBP-type peptidyl-prolyl cis-trans isomerase SlyD, which translates to MRRSHTFHLACCWCAVLFVPAIAVHAGDLKKGSSQMTVSNGTQVTLEYTLKLDDHSVADSNVGGEPLKVTQGSHQLIPGLEKALEGMAVGEKKQVTVAPPDGYGVVDPKAFQEVDKNLIPPDSRAVGTQLQAKTSDGRTVYPRVSELKNDTIVLDFNHPLAGKTLHFDVKVLDVAQVSPPR; encoded by the coding sequence ATGAGACGCTCCCACACATTTCACCTAGCTTGTTGTTGGTGCGCGGTTCTATTCGTCCCGGCTATTGCTGTGCACGCCGGAGACCTTAAGAAAGGATCATCGCAAATGACTGTCTCCAACGGTACACAGGTGACATTGGAATACACGCTTAAGCTGGACGATCATTCTGTCGCGGATTCGAATGTGGGCGGAGAGCCCTTGAAGGTGACCCAAGGCAGTCATCAATTGATTCCTGGGCTTGAGAAAGCGTTAGAAGGTATGGCGGTCGGAGAGAAAAAACAGGTCACAGTGGCGCCGCCGGACGGATATGGAGTCGTCGATCCCAAAGCGTTTCAGGAGGTGGACAAGAATTTGATTCCGCCCGATTCGCGGGCGGTCGGGACACAGTTGCAAGCGAAAACGTCCGACGGCCGGACGGTCTATCCGCGTGTGTCCGAACTGAAGAACGACACCATCGTGCTCGATTTCAACCACCCACTTGCCGGAAAAACGCTTCACTTTGATGTCAAGGTTCTTGACGTCGCCCAAGTCTCGCCGCCGAGATGA
- a CDS encoding glyoxalase produces the protein MGTQTKTKSSAKRKVAKPSRPASRICWFEIPADDPERAKKFYGSLFGWNIKLFPGMADYWHIDTGGADETPDGGLMTRKHPQQPITNYVSVASVTKAMAKVEKLGGTICKSKTAVPQMGYFAICRDTEGNEFALWEVNDRAR, from the coding sequence ATGGGCACACAAACGAAAACCAAATCGTCGGCCAAACGTAAAGTCGCGAAGCCGAGTCGCCCCGCCTCGCGCATCTGCTGGTTTGAAATTCCGGCAGACGATCCCGAGCGTGCGAAGAAGTTTTACGGCTCGTTGTTCGGTTGGAACATCAAATTGTTCCCTGGAATGGCGGATTATTGGCACATCGACACGGGCGGCGCAGACGAGACGCCCGACGGCGGGCTGATGACGCGCAAGCACCCGCAACAGCCCATCACCAATTATGTCAGCGTCGCCTCTGTGACCAAAGCCATGGCAAAGGTCGAGAAACTCGGCGGCACCATCTGTAAATCCAAGACCGCGGTGCCGCAGATGGGCTACTTCGCCATCTGCCGGGACACGGAAGGCAACGAGTTCGCCCTCTGGGAAGTGAACGATCGCGCAAGGTAG
- a CDS encoding Toxin 1, PIN domain, protein MILVDTSVWIHHFRTGSEQLRSLLDEEQVVCHPFIAGELACGTLRNRHEILSLLRALPQVRLLEHEEVLNFLEGRHLYGRGLGWVDAHLLASALLTGYTLWTLDKPLLKAAATLNISE, encoded by the coding sequence ATGATCTTGGTCGACACATCAGTCTGGATTCATCATTTCCGCACAGGGAGTGAGCAGCTGCGGTCTTTGCTCGATGAGGAACAGGTAGTCTGCCATCCGTTCATAGCAGGTGAGTTGGCTTGCGGGACATTACGGAACCGACACGAGATACTCAGTCTGCTAAGGGCTTTGCCTCAAGTTCGGTTGCTGGAACATGAGGAGGTATTGAATTTCTTGGAAGGGCGACACCTATACGGTCGCGGTTTGGGGTGGGTCGATGCACACCTCCTCGCTTCGGCGCTTCTCACAGGGTACACGCTTTGGACCTTGGACAAGCCACTGCTAAAAGCAGCGGCGACATTGAATATTTCGGAATGA